A single window of Drosophila suzukii chromosome 3, CBGP_Dsuzu_IsoJpt1.0, whole genome shotgun sequence DNA harbors:
- the cry gene encoding cryptochrome-1: MTTRGANVIWFRHGLRLHDNPALLAALADKDQGIALIPVFIFDGESAGTKSVGYNRMRFLLDSLQDLDDQLQLATEGRGRLHVFEGEPAHIFRRLNEQVRLHRICIEQDCEPIWNERDETIRSLCRELSIDLVEKVSHTLWDPRTVIDTNGGIPPLTYQMFLHTVQIIGLPPRPAADPRLDDASFVELAPELRRSLGYFEEMPTPEHFNVYGDNMGFLAKINWSGGETQALLLLEERLKVEQHAFERGFYLPNQALPNIHDTPKSMSAHLRFGCLSVRRFYWSVHDLFKNVQLRACVRGVQMTGGAHITGQLIWREYFYTMSVNNPNYDRMEGNEICLTIPWAKPNEDLLQRWRLGQTGFPLIDGAMRQLLAEGWLHHTLRNTVATFLTRGGMWQSWEHGLQHFLKYLLDADWSVCAGNWMWVSSSAFERLLDSSLVTCPVALAKRLDPEGAYIKQYVPELMSVPKEFVHEPWRMSAEQQEQYECLIGVHYPERIIDLSMDVKRNMLAMKALRNSLITPPPHCRPSNEEEVRQFFWLADVAV; this comes from the exons ATGACCACGCGAGGAGCAAATGTGATTTGGTTTCGCCACGGATTACGTCTGCACGATAATCCCGCCCTGTTGGCCGCCCTCGCCGACAAGGATCAGGGTATAGCCCTAATTCCCGTTTTCATATTCGATGGGGAGAGTGCCG gtACCAAGAGCGTGGGTTACAACCGGATGAGATTCCTGTTGGATTCGTTGCAGGACCTTGATGACCAGCTGCAGTTGGCCACCGAAGGACGTGGACGTCTCCACGTCTTCGAGGGTGAACCGGCGCATATCTTCCGGCGGCTGAACGAGCAAGTGCGTCTGCACAGGATCTGCATAGAGCAGGATTGTGAGCCCATTTGGAATGAGCGCGATGAGACCATCCGTTCTCTATGCCGGGAATTGAGCATCGACTTGGTTGAAAAGGTGTCTCACACGCTGTGGGATCCGCGTACGGTGATCGACACTAATGGTGGCATTCCACCGCTCACCTACCAGATGTTTTTG CACACGGTGCAAATTATCGGGTTGCCGCCTCGTCCTGCCGCCGATCCTCGACTGGATGATGCCTCCTTCGTGGAGCTGGCTCCAGAGTTGCGCCGGAGTCTTGGTTACTTCGAGGAGATGCCTACTCCGGAGCACTTCAACGTGTACGGCGACAACATGGGCTTTCTGGCCAAGATCAACTGGAGTGGTGGGGAAACGCAGGCCTTACTTTTGCTGGAAGAGCGGCTCAAGGTTGAGCAACATGCTTTCGAGCGGGGCTTCTATCTGCCCAACCAGGCGCTGCCCAATATCCACGATACGCCCAAGTCGATGAGCGCCCACCTGCGCTTCGGTTGCCTTTCGGTGCGTCGCTTCTACTGGAGCGTCCATGATCTCTTCAAGAATGTCCAGCTGCGTGCCTGTGTGCGCGGTGTTCAGATGACTGGCGGTGCCCACATCACCGGTCAGCTGATCTGGCGGGAGTACTTCTACACCATGTCGGTGAACAATCCCAACTACGATCGCATGGAGGGCAATGAGATCTGCCTGACCATCCCGTGGGCCAAGCCGAACGAGGACCTACTGCAGCGTTGGCGCCTAGGTCAGACGGGATTCCCGCTCATCGATGGCGCCATGCGACAGCTCCTGGCCGAGGGATGGCTTCACCACACGCTGCGCAACACGGTGGCCACCTTTCTTACGCGCGGCGGCATGTGGCAGAGCTGGGAGCACGGGCTGCAGCACTTCCTGAAGTATCTCCTGGACGCCGATTGGTCGGTTTGCGCCGGCAACTGGATGTGGGTCTCCAGCTCGGCCTTCGAGCGGCTGCTGGACTCCTCGCTGGTCACCTGCCCGGTGGCCCTGGCCAAGCGACTTGACCCCGAAGGCGCCTACATCAAGCAGTACGTCCCGGAGTTGATGAGCGTGCCCAAGGAATTTGT CCACGAGCCCTGGCGAATGTCCGCCGAGCAGCAGGAGCAGTACGAGTGCCTAATCGGGGTCCACTACCCGGAGCGCATCATCGACCTCTCGATGGACGTAAAGCGCAACATGCTGGCCATGAAGGCGCTCCGGAACTCGCTGATCACCCCGCCCCCGCACTGCAGGCCCTCCAACGAGGAGGAGGTGCGCCAGTTCTTCTGGCTGGCCGATGTGGCAGTCTAA
- the vib gene encoding phosphatidylinositol transfer protein beta isoform isoform X1 yields the protein MQIKEFRVTLPLTVEEYQVAQLFSVAEASKENTGGGEGIEVLKNEPFTDFPLLGGKYNSGQYTYKIYHLQSKVPAYIRLLAPKGSLEIHEEAWNAYPYCRTIITNPGYMNKNFKVDVYSQHIENDIGTIENVHELTPDKLKIRDVVHIDIANDPVLPADYKPDEDPTTYQSKKTGRGPLVGADWKKSVDPVMTCYKLVTCEFKWFGLQTRVENFIQKSERRLFTNFHRQVFCSTDRWYGLTMEDIRAIEDQTKEELDKARQVGEVRGMRADAD from the exons ATGCAGATCAAAGAATT CCGTGTGACTTTGCCATTGACTGTGGAAGAG TATCAAGTTGCACAATTATTCTCGGTGGCCGAGGCGTCAAAGGAGAACACGGGAGGCGGCGAGGGCATCGAGGTGTTAAAGAACGAACCCTTTACAGACTTCCCCCTGCTGG GTGGGAAATACAATTCCGGTCAATATACATATAAGATCTACCATCTGCAATCAAAAGTTCCAGCCTACATTAGACTATTGGCACCCAAGGGCTCTTTGGAGATCCACGAGGAGGCATGGAATGCCTATCCCTATTGTCGAACGATTATCACG AATCCTGGTTATATGAATAAAAACTTCAAAGTAGATGTATATTCGCAACACATAGAAAATGACATTGGCACTATTGAGAAC GTGCACGAGCTGACGCCGGATAAGCTGAAAATACGAGATGTGGTGCACATCGACATTGCCAACGATCCGGTGCTGCCTGCGGACTACAAGCCCGATGAGGATCCAACCAC CTACCAGTCAAAGAAGACGGGCCGCGGTCCCCTGGTGGGAGCCGATTGGAAAAAGAGTGTCGATCCTGTCATGACCTGCTACAAGCTGGTCACGTGCGAGTTCAAATGGTTCGGCCTGCAAACAAGAGTAGAGAATTTTATACAGAAATCGGAGCGCCGCCTCTTTACAAACTTCCATCG CCAAGTTTTCTGTTCAACCGATCGCTGGTACGGTCTAACAATGGAGGACATCCGCGCCATCGAGGATCAGACGAAGGAGGAGCTGGACAAGGCGCGGCAGGTGGGCGAAGTGCGGGGAATGCGCGCGGACGCCGATTAA
- the vib gene encoding phosphatidylinositol transfer protein beta isoform isoform X2 has product MQIKEFRVTLPLTVEEYQVAQLFSVAEASKENTGGGEGIEVLKNEPFTDFPLLGGKYNSGQYTYKIYHLQSKVPAYIRLLAPKGSLEIHEEAWNAYPYCRTIITNPKFMKEAFKIIIDTLHVGDAGDSENVHELTPDKLKIRDVVHIDIANDPVLPADYKPDEDPTTYQSKKTGRGPLVGADWKKSVDPVMTCYKLVTCEFKWFGLQTRVENFIQKSERRLFTNFHRQVFCSTDRWYGLTMEDIRAIEDQTKEELDKARQVGEVRGMRADAD; this is encoded by the exons ATGCAGATCAAAGAATT CCGTGTGACTTTGCCATTGACTGTGGAAGAG TATCAAGTTGCACAATTATTCTCGGTGGCCGAGGCGTCAAAGGAGAACACGGGAGGCGGCGAGGGCATCGAGGTGTTAAAGAACGAACCCTTTACAGACTTCCCCCTGCTGG GTGGGAAATACAATTCCGGTCAATATACATATAAGATCTACCATCTGCAATCAAAAGTTCCAGCCTACATTAGACTATTGGCACCCAAGGGCTCTTTGGAGATCCACGAGGAGGCATGGAATGCCTATCCCTATTGTCGAACGATTATCACG AACCCCAAATTCATGAAAGAGGCTTTCAAAATAATCATCGACACGCTGCACGTCGGCGATGCGGGCGATTCAGAAAAT GTGCACGAGCTGACGCCGGATAAGCTGAAAATACGAGATGTGGTGCACATCGACATTGCCAACGATCCGGTGCTGCCTGCGGACTACAAGCCCGATGAGGATCCAACCAC CTACCAGTCAAAGAAGACGGGCCGCGGTCCCCTGGTGGGAGCCGATTGGAAAAAGAGTGTCGATCCTGTCATGACCTGCTACAAGCTGGTCACGTGCGAGTTCAAATGGTTCGGCCTGCAAACAAGAGTAGAGAATTTTATACAGAAATCGGAGCGCCGCCTCTTTACAAACTTCCATCG CCAAGTTTTCTGTTCAACCGATCGCTGGTACGGTCTAACAATGGAGGACATCCGCGCCATCGAGGATCAGACGAAGGAGGAGCTGGACAAGGCGCGGCAGGTGGGCGAAGTGCGGGGAATGCGCGCGGACGCCGATTAA
- the LOC108010747 gene encoding sodium/potassium-transporting ATPase subunit beta-1, with amino-acid sequence MPEDVMVPAGDYKLVKQFRREQEKRRKKDLPWSKRIFDIDEHTLFGRTAWAWFRIVGFYLVLYSIIILIVAFWIGIFMLAIIDPHKPRWLKGPPGLSMVPYNSSAISFYEHLMGEVIPIADGIDAFLNKLNDDAIEFFNECNQDEMWGYVSRQPCVFIKLNKVIGFQPETYDTQDDLPKEVPSGLDETLRKYGPTPKIWITCEVTKGPQPEIVFFPGPYYEASEKMTGVQRVVAVQMNNMPTNSEVHFSCKVWARNIPIDNKFQGKGQLKFAMHVRVDTAMERADPPAEMNTTAASVVTVPMATQPEIKPEDRRGGLELPPAPPKEDDAKDRNLDEAKAEPMTEPPS; translated from the coding sequence ATGCCCGAGGACGTGATGGTGCCCGCGGGGGACTACAAGCTGGTCAAGCAGTTCCGCAGGGAGCAGGAGAAGCGGCGCAAGAAGGACCTTCCGTGGTCGAAGCGGATCTTCGACATAGACGAGCACACGCTGTTTGGTCGTACTGCCTGGGCTTGGTTTCGGATCGTGGGCTTCTATCTGGTCCTGTACAGCATAATAATCCTTATAGTGGCCTTTTGGATTGGCATCTTCATGCTGGCGATCATCGATCCGCATAAACCGCGCTGGTTGAAGGGTCCGCCGGGTCTGTCGATGGTGCCCTATAATTCCTCTGCGATCTCCTTCTACGAGCACCTAATGGGCGAGGTCATCCCAATCGCAGACGGCATCGACGCATTTTTGAACAAACTTAACGACGATGCCATTGAGTTCTTCAACGAGTGCAACCAGGACGAAATGTGGGGCTACGTATCGCGCCAGCCGTGCGTCTTCATCAAGTTGAACAAGGTGATTGGGTTCCAGCCGGAAACATACGACACTCAGGACGATCTGCCCAAGGAGGTGCCCTCGGGCCTTGACGAAACCCTGAGGAAGTACGGCCCCACGCCGAAGATCTGGATCACCTGTGAGGTGACCAAGGGACCCCAGCCGGAGATAGTGTTCTTTCCGGGACCCTACTACGAGGCCTCCGAAAAGATGACGGGCGTGCAGCGCGTGGTGGCCGTCCAGATGAACAATATGCCCACCAATTCCGAGGTCCACTTCAGCTGCAAGGTCTGGGCCCGCAACATTCCCATTGATAACAAGTTCCAGGGCAAGGGTCAACTCAAGTTCGCCATGCACGTGCGAGTGGATACTGCCATGGAGAGAGCTGATCCGCCAGCCGAAATGAACACCACAGCTGCCTCAGTGGTCACTGTGCCCATGGCCACCCAACCGGAGATCAAACCCGAAGATCGTCGCGGTGGATTGGAATTGCCCCCCGCACCGCCCAAAGAGGACGATGCGAAGGATAGAAATTTGGATGAAGCCAAGGCCGAGCCTATGACGGAGCCACCAAGCTAA
- the LOC108010749 gene encoding sodium/potassium-transporting ATPase subunit beta: MPNEAIVYSGPYEVGRLRRRRDRRVEEYLFRRSIRTHVAMPDMTPSRIAKLVLYFIVFFVLLATFTGGMALLVMAYRLPPDMPISKKFPGLCAVPGKWVGDVKHIVWSDENQSELGAIRRQMSRAVERYGLEGQRRLMACNLDDSWGYASGKPCVLLKLTQALGFEAITYDHGITLPDHAPDELYNYLSDLGLEARMNRIWVHCRHKKEEGLDVQFEFVPERFFDAEYLFATKNVFVNLTADDETSTYTEDPALRRIIGVQFKNIPPNTDIFIKCEVWAKNIPLYMGSVRFHVRRTGPVHPTTPLLLDEWYE, from the coding sequence ATGCCGAACGAGGCGATAGTGTACTCTGGACCCTACGAAGTTGGACGACTTCGGCGTCGCAGGGATCGACGGGTGGAGGAGTATCTCTTCAGGCGCTCCATTCGCACCCATGTCGCGATGCCCGACATGACCCCGTCTCGCATAGCCAAGCTGGTGCTCTACTTCATTGTCTTCTTCGTGTTGCTCGCGACTTTCACTGGCGGGATGGCCCTGCTGGTAATGGCATACCGATTACCCCCTGATATGCCGATTTCCAAAAAGTTCCCCGGCCTTTGCGCAGTGCCTGGAAAGTGGGTAGGCGACGTGAAGCATATCGTGTGGAGCGATGAGAACCAGAGTGAGTTGGGCGCCATTCGGCGACAGATGTCGCGAGCGGTGGAGCGGTATGGCCTCGAAGGCCAAAGGCGCCTGATGGCCTGCAACCTGGACGACTCCTGGGGCTATGCCAGTGGCAAGCCCTGCGTCCTGCTGAAGCTCACCCAGGCACTGGGCTTCGAGGCGATTACCTATGACCACGGCATCACTCTGCCCGATCACGCGCCGGATGAGCTGTACAACTACTTGTCGGATTTGGGCTTGGAGGCACGGATGAACCGCATCTGGGTGCACTGCCGTCATAAGAAGGAGGAGGGGTTGGACGTTCAGTTTGAATTTGTGCCGGAACGCTTTTTCGACGCGGAGTATCTGTTTGCCACTAAGAATGTCTTTGTGAATCTTACGGCGGATGATGAGACCAGTACTTACACAGAGGATCCCGCCCTTAGACGGATCATTGGCGTTCAGTTCAAGAACATACCGCCCAACACGGACATCTTTATTAAGTGTGAGGTGTGGGCCAAGAACATCCCGCTCTACATGGGTTCCGTCAGATTTCATGTTCGTCGGACGGGACCTGTTCACCCAACAACTCCATTGTTACTAGACGAGTGGTACGAATGA
- the Polr2M gene encoding DNA-directed RNA polymerase II subunit GRINL1A — MSENVIAAPLSRIPGTSQLKEQHSKDLKTLSYVQLLEIKDRQSHFLSNKKRLLHLPDKGKRLKESYDKLLDEIRRRDEVEEATRMLSGLNIVEKGKIALINLEWNGRSTDEGAHVDDILDSDDEVEMDPLKIIAQGTMHEKKVKVIPPPASLITAEDLAEIEDFKKPADSPDSALAGHSDTSSLPAEIIEIDASQVAAKLSKELPPDQHALYLIDKTETSVNTPSREKFMPFRTTRSNVHDPDKERVRKKGKHWEITAATPPLIQHKEVQLVPLAESATLQMDYMQRVKEVRIQQAEQRLARQKESRMAAGLSLPEESILKTKAAFLNYRDPKASFLIEGRQKASEANEVHDPTIQDKGTATSGIHYTVFE; from the exons ATGAGCGAAAATGTGATTGCTGCTCCGCTTAGTCGAATCCCGGGCACAAGCCAGTTGAAGGAACAGCACAGCAAGGATCTAAAGACCCTTTCCTACGTGCAGCTACTGGAAATCAAGGACAGACAGTCGCATTTCCTCTCAAACAA AAAGAGATTGCTGCACTTGCCGGACAAGGGAAAGCGCCTCAAGGAGTCCTACGACAAACTGCTGGATGAGATCAGGCGACGAGATGAAGTGGAGGAGGCGACTCGAATGCTCAGCGGTCTCAACATTGTGGAAAAGGGAAAGATCGCCCTAATCAATCTGGAGTGGAATGGCAGGAGCACGGACGAAGGCGCCCATGTGGATGACATACTGGACAGCGATGACGAGGTGGAGATGGATCCCCTAAAGATCATAGCCCAGGGAACAATGCACGAGAAGAAGGTCAAGGTGATTCCCCCACCGGCGAGTCTCATTACAGCCGAGGATCTGGCGGAGATTGAGGACTTCAAGAAGCCAGCCGACTCTCCAGATTCCGCTTTGGCGGGACACAGTGACACCAGTTCCCTGCCGGCCGAGATTATAGAGATAGACGCCAGTCAAGTGGCCGCCAAGCTTAGCAAGGAGCTGCCTCCCGATCAGCATGCTCTCTATCTCATTGATAAGACGGAAACCAGTGTGAATACTCCTTCCAGGGAAAAGTTTATGCCATTCCGCACTACCAGGTCCAATGTCCACGACCCCGACAAGGAGCGTGTGCGCAAGAAAGGCAAGCACTGGGAGATAACAGCAGCCACTCCGCCACTTATCCAGCACAAAGAGGTGCAACTAGTGCCGCTGGCCGAGTCCGCCACCCTGCAAATGGATTACATGCAAAGAGTTAAG GAGGTGCGCATTCAGCAGGCTGAACAGCGACTGGCCAGGCAAAAGGAGTCCAGGATGGCAGCAGGACTGAGCCTGCCCGAGGAATCCATTCTGAAAACCAAGGCAGCCTTCCTTAACTACCGAGATCCCAAAGCCAGCTTTTTAATCGAAGGCAGACAAAAAGCCAGCGAGGCGAATGAAGTGCACGATCCCACAATTCAAGATAAAGGAACAGCCACCAGTGGAATTCACTACACTGTTTTTGAGTAA